The proteins below come from a single Prochlorococcus marinus str. MIT 9215 genomic window:
- the queG gene encoding tRNA epoxyqueuosine(34) reductase QueG, with translation MIDTIQEKKYISKKLKERAIFEGFTIAGIASIPGSSRIKLRTNALERWLSNNHHAEMKWMEAEKRRNIDLLFKDAKSVLSVGFAYINSQNNNNNFLKVAKFGQGEDYHKVIHKKLKNIGKWINLEIPDCRWKICVDTSPLLEKAWAEEAGIGWIGKNSNLISKKNGSWFTLGFMILTKDLIPDKPHQSLCGKCDICIESCPTKAIVEPFVIKSDLCIAYHTIESRDKTIPKIIEKNLDGWVAGCDICQDVCPWNKSVPYNNNSETKPKNWIKNLDIESLNWDDKTWKENLQGTTLKRIKPWMWKRNIQANLKNKEIGV, from the coding sequence ATGATTGATACTATTCAAGAAAAAAAATATATAAGTAAAAAATTAAAAGAAAGAGCCATTTTCGAAGGTTTTACAATTGCTGGAATAGCTTCAATACCTGGAAGTTCGCGTATAAAATTAAGAACTAATGCATTAGAAAGATGGTTATCAAATAACCACCATGCTGAAATGAAATGGATGGAAGCAGAAAAAAGAAGAAATATAGATTTACTTTTTAAAGATGCAAAAAGTGTTTTGAGCGTTGGATTTGCTTATATTAATTCACAAAATAATAACAATAATTTCCTAAAAGTAGCTAAATTTGGTCAAGGAGAAGATTATCATAAAGTGATTCACAAAAAGCTAAAGAATATTGGTAAATGGATCAACTTAGAAATTCCTGATTGCAGATGGAAAATATGTGTTGATACCTCTCCACTTCTAGAAAAAGCATGGGCCGAAGAAGCAGGAATTGGTTGGATAGGTAAAAATAGTAATTTAATAAGCAAAAAAAATGGTTCTTGGTTTACTTTGGGTTTTATGATTCTCACAAAAGATTTAATACCAGATAAACCTCATCAATCACTTTGCGGAAAATGTGATATTTGTATTGAAAGTTGTCCCACAAAAGCAATAGTGGAACCCTTTGTAATAAAATCGGATCTATGCATTGCATATCACACAATAGAAAGCAGAGATAAAACTATTCCAAAAATAATAGAAAAAAATTTAGATGGATGGGTAGCGGGATGTGATATTTGTCAAGATGTTTGCCCATGGAATAAGTCAGTACCATACAACAATAATTCTGAAACCAAACCGAAAAATTGGATTAAAAATCTTGATATTGAATCACTTAATTGGGATGATAAAACTTGGAAAGAAAATCTTCAAGGCACTACATTAAAAAGAATTAAACCATGGATGTGGAAAAGAAATATACAAGCAAATTTAAAGAATAAAGAAATTGGAGTATGA
- a CDS encoding DUF502 domain-containing protein, with protein sequence MVESNQNQDSNLGSRLQQDLKNDLIAGLLVVIPLATTIWLSSLVSKFVLTLVTSVPKQLNPFITLNPLLQDLINLTLGLTVPLLAILLIGLMARNFVGRWLLEFGEGTLSKIPVAGAVYKTLKQLLETFLSNKSNRFRRVVLVEYPREGLYSVGFVTGDVGPSLQPDLEEKLLSIFIPTAPNPTTGWYTLVPESSVKDLDISVEDAFRTIISAGIVNPDEKNNTTNPTFSKLFSQLRASTNTSS encoded by the coding sequence TTGGTTGAATCTAATCAAAATCAAGATTCGAATTTAGGATCTAGGCTTCAACAAGATCTAAAAAATGATCTTATAGCTGGGTTGTTAGTTGTAATACCCTTAGCTACAACAATCTGGCTTTCATCATTAGTTAGTAAATTTGTTTTAACCTTAGTTACATCAGTTCCAAAGCAGTTAAATCCTTTTATTACTTTAAATCCTTTATTACAAGATTTAATTAATCTTACCTTAGGTTTAACTGTTCCTTTATTAGCTATTTTGCTGATAGGCTTGATGGCGAGAAATTTCGTAGGAAGATGGTTATTAGAATTTGGAGAGGGAACTTTATCAAAAATTCCAGTAGCTGGAGCGGTTTATAAAACTCTTAAACAATTGCTAGAAACTTTTTTAAGTAATAAATCCAATAGATTTAGAAGAGTAGTTTTAGTAGAATATCCTCGTGAGGGACTATATAGTGTAGGCTTTGTAACTGGAGATGTGGGACCTTCTCTGCAGCCAGACTTGGAAGAAAAGTTGCTTAGTATTTTTATACCTACAGCACCAAATCCAACTACTGGGTGGTACACACTAGTGCCGGAGTCTTCTGTTAAGGATTTGGATATTTCAGTAGAAGATGCTTTTAGAACAATAATTTCAGCTGGGATAGTTAATCCAGACGAGAAAAATAACACCACAAATCCAACATTTTCAAAATTGTTTTCTCAATTGCGAGCTTCCACTAATACTTCTTCATAA
- the nusB gene encoding transcription antitermination factor NusB: MHNRSLSRELSLISLGLIKDKGDFKLNKFQIEEIFESALDSLINHCRDELDNCQSELENASQKILDSELHEGVDSSYSNVRDELKKSLTKIETVMNTLSLTLDFPKLIVSSGQIDIREDVNQRICNIINNLKSIDSDIDQVMDGWRLKRLPRIDRDILRLAYVDINFLNTPIAVACDEAVNLANKYSDLQGRRFINGVLRRLQTIKLS, encoded by the coding sequence ATGCATAATAGATCCCTTTCTAGAGAATTATCTTTAATTTCTCTCGGCCTCATAAAAGATAAAGGTGATTTTAAATTAAATAAATTTCAGATAGAAGAAATTTTTGAATCAGCTTTGGATTCTCTTATCAACCATTGCAGAGATGAATTAGATAATTGCCAATCCGAGTTAGAAAATGCTTCACAAAAAATATTAGATAGTGAATTGCATGAAGGTGTTGATTCCTCTTATTCAAATGTTCGAGATGAGTTAAAAAAATCTCTGACAAAAATTGAAACTGTAATGAATACACTCTCATTAACTTTAGACTTTCCAAAACTGATTGTTTCTAGTGGTCAAATTGATATTAGAGAGGATGTTAATCAAAGGATTTGTAATATAATAAATAATCTTAAAAGTATTGATTCTGATATCGATCAAGTAATGGATGGCTGGAGATTAAAAAGATTACCAAGAATTGATAGGGATATTCTGCGTTTAGCGTATGTTGATATTAATTTTTTGAATACACCTATTGCTGTTGCTTGTGATGAGGCGGTTAACTTAGCTAATAAATATAGCGATTTACAGGGAAGAAGATTTATTAATGGGGTTTTAAGGAGATTACAAACAATTAAATTGTCATAA